CGATGGAGGGTCTGCAGTCAATATTCTCCCActcaaaatattgaaagaattagGAATCTCCTTAGATGAACTACTTCCCAGTAAGTTAATGATTCAAGGCTTTAATCAGGGTGGACAAAGAGCTATTGGGAAGATTAGACTTCAAATGCTCATTGGTGAAATGGAATCAAGCGCACTCTTTCACATCATCGATGCCAAGACCACTTATAAGATGCTTATTGGAAGACCATGGTTGCATGAGTATGGTGTTGTGCCATCTACATATCACCAATGCCTTAAATATTTCCAAGATGGACAAGTCAAGAAGATAGTGGCTGATGACAAGCCTTTTACTGTAGCTGAGTCACACTTTGCTGATGCAAAATTTTACTTGGAAGATGATAAGGTGGAAGAAACCCAAGTTGTGGCTTCACCATCTAGCAAAGAAGAAAAGCCCCACCCCAAAGCTTCAAGGATTAATTCTCCAAGTGAGGAGAAGGAAACCAAGCAAACCGAGACTTTTATAGAAGATATGAAGCATCATACTCCAGAAGTAACTAGAGTAGCCCCTGTGCTACACTATGTTCCAGtcgccaaaagaaaagaaggccaATCCCCATTTTCAGGAGATGAGGAGTCAATATCAAAGGATTTGCAAGGATTAAACCTGCCGATTACTAAAATCATAAAACCAAAATCCTCAAGTCAACCATTGAAAGGGTTTACAAGACCATCCCAAGGGCCGATTGTTGAGCATGGGACTTTGCCCACTAAAAGAACAGAAGAGGGTTTTGACCCTAACGCGTATAGACTCATGGCTAAGGCTGGTTATAACCATGAGAAGCCAACTGGTTTGGGTAAGCTCATCCCTGAAGCCTCTGGAAAAGGACAAAAGACATCGAAAGCCCAAGGTGTTGGGGCAACAAGTTCTAAGGCCGGAATTGGATATACTCCACCAACCCCCATCCATATCCCTATTCGAAAAGTTAGTGTTTTGGTGATTTCGGCagatgataaagaagaagaacaatttTCAAAGCCATCAAAGAAACCATCTGTTTTTGATCGCATTGGCCAACCCATTCCCCCTATCTCAGTCTTCGACAGGTTGGGGACACAAGAAGATgataactttgttaacggcaCTCGAGGCTCTGTTCTTATAAGACTCAGTCGTTCAACTTCTTCCCAAAATGGCATTCGAAGTTCCGCTCTTACAAGACTTAGTTATGCTACTTCTTCTCAACTTTCAAAGGATGAGAAGTTaagacaaaagcaaaataaGATGTCAAATTTCCTTCACAGAGATGTTGACGAGACACTCCTTATGGATCAAGATTCAAATGAGGTTCGCAGCTCCATTCCATCTCGCATGAAGCGTAGAAGTATTTGGGAAGTAAATACTGGAGAAACCTTGACTGCAAAAAAACGTACAATGATGTCCACAAAACAAAAGGTGGAAGACGAGGTTGCCGTTTCAGTAAATCATATAACAATCACTGAAGTCACAAAGGTGGAGTCCCCTATTGAAGACGATGCTGAAGATGCTCCACCCACATTCAAAGAAGGCGTGCAGGCTACAGTTGATGAATTGAAGGAAGTTAACATTGGCGCTACTGAAGACCATAGGCCAGTCTTTTTAAATGCAAATTTGTCCCTAGAGGAAGAAGATGCTTATGTTGAACTCCTCAAAGAATATAgggatgtttttgcttggacaTACAAAGAAATGCCGTGCCTAGATCCAAAGGTCGCCGTTCACCATTTAGCAAGTAAGGCATGGGGTGCGACCAACGAAGCAAGCACAACGTAGGTTCCGGCCCGAGTTAATCTCCCGCATTGAAGGAGAGGTCAACAAGCTTATTGAAGCTGGCTTTATTCGTGAAGTCAAGTATCCCACATGGGTATCAAACATTGTCCCTGTAAGAAAGAAGAATGGGCAAATTCGTGTTTGTGTCGACTTTCGTGACCTTAATAGGGCATGTCCAAAAGACGAATTTCCTCTTCCTTTAACAGAAATTATGGTTGATGCTACAGTAGGCCATGAAGCTCTTTCATTTATGGATGGGTTCTCTGGTTACAATCAAATTCGCATGGCTCCAAAAGATGAAGAGCTCACTGCTTTTCGTACTCCAAAAGGAATATACTGCTATAAAGTTATGCCTTTCGGATTAAAGAATGCAGGCGCCACTTATCAAAGGGCGATGCAAAGAATATTTGATGACCTACTTCACATGAATGTAGAGTGCTATGTTGATGATCTGGTTGTGAAgtcaaaaaaaagaatggagCATCTGCAAGACCTTCGTCAAGTCTTTGAACGACTTCGTAGGTACCAACTTAAAATGAACCCCATGAAGTGTGCATTTGGAGTTACATCAggaaaattcctaggattcatAGTTCGACACCGAGgaattgaaattgatagatCGAAGATTGATGCTATTCAAAAGATGCCAGAACCTCGAAACATTCACGAGCTCAAAAGTCTTCAAGGAAAGCTTGCTTACATCAGAAGGTTTATATCTAACTTGGCAGGACGCTGTCAACCTTTCAGTCGCCTTATGAAGAAAGATGTCCCATTCAAGTGGGATCAAGCatgtaaaaatgcttttgagAGCATCAAAACATACTTGCTAAATCCCCCTGTTCTACGAGCACCCATACAGGGGTGGCCACTTATTCTTTACATAGCAGCACAAGAACGATCATTAGGAGTGCTTCTGGctcaagaaaatgaagaaggaaaggAGAACGCTCTCTATTACTTGAGTAGAACCTTGCATGGTGCTGAATTCAATTATTCACCAATTGAAAAGACATGTTTAGCTTTGATGTTTGCTATTCAAAAGCTAAGACATTACTTGCATGCCCATTCAATACGGCTCATCTCACGGGCAGATCCCATTAAATACATTATGACTAAGCCAGTTCTTTTGGGAAGGCTAGCAAAATGGGCTCTCTTACTCCAAGAGTTCGAGATAATATATGtccaacaaaaagaagagaaaggacaAGCTTTGGCCGATTTCCTTGCTGACCATCCTATTCCTGATGATTGGGAGATGTCTGATGACCTTCCTGATGAAGAAGTAATGCTCGTTGAAATTTCACAGCCTTGGAGGATGTTCTTTGATGGAGCTGCTCAACGTTGTGGTGCCGGTGCTGGAGTAGTGTTTGTAACTCCAGAAGGGGATATACTCCCATATGCATTTACTCTTACAGAATGTTGTTCAAACAATGTTGCTGAATATCAAGCACTAATCCTAGGTCTTGAAATGGCAATGGATGCAAAAACAACTCGTTTGGAAGTCTTTGGTGATTCaaagttaatcataaatcaagtGCTTCTACACTATGACGTGAAAAAGCCAGAATTGATTCCATATTGCAAATATGCCAAGAGGCTTTTGGGATGGTTTGATCACGTTAGTATTACACATGTCCCAAGAAATGAGAATAAACAAGCTGATGCCTTGGCAAAATTAGCAACGGCTCTTACCTTACAAGATCCCGAAATAAAGATTCCAATATGCCAAACATGGGTAATACCTCCAAACTTTGATGAGGATGAgatagaagaagaagtaaacgcaatttcagtttttgacatagaaagagaagattGGCGGCAACCTATCATTGATTATATAGAACATGGAAAATTGCCCAATGACCCTCGACATAGAACTGAAATTCGGCGACAAGCTCCACGTTTTGTTTATTACAAGAATACTTTATATCGCCGTTCTTTTGATGGTCTTCTCCTTCGTTGCTTGGATGATGAGGAAGCTGCCAAGGCACTTGAAGAAACTCATTCAGGGATTTGTGGTGCTCACCAGTCAGGTCCTAAacttcattttcaaattaagCGGATGGGTTATTACCGGCCCACTATGGTCAAGGATTGTATGGAATATGCAAAAAGATGCTCGGCATGTCAATTCCATGCAAACTTCATTCATCAACCTCCGTAACCCCTACATCCTACCGTAGCTTCATGGCCATTTGATGCTTGGGGATTAGATGTGGTTGGGCCATTGACGCCAAAATCTTCGATGGACATTCATATATCCTAGCCGCGACAGATTATTTCTCAAAGTGGGCTGAGGCTACTGTATTTCGTGAAGTGAAGAAGGAAACTGTCGTGAACTTCATCAAAAGAAATATCATCTTTAGGTATGGTGTACCCCGTTACATCATCACTGATAATGGGAAGGAATTCTACAACAAGTTGATGGACAAACTTTGCAATGACTTTGGTTTTAAGCAGCATAATTCCTCCATGTATAATGCTCCAGCCAATGGTCTTGCAGAAGCCTTTAACAAGACTCTATGCAATTTGCTCAAGAAAGTTGTAGGGAAGTCAAAAAGAGATTGGCATGAAAGAGTTGAGGAAGCCTTATGGGCGTATCGTACAACATATCGAACACCTACCCAAGCCACGCCCTATTCTCTTGTTTATGGGGTAGAAGCTATTCTACCACTTGAACGCCAAATTCCTTCATTAAGGATTGCCATTCAAGAAGGTCTTTCTAATGAAGACAATGTTCGTCTACGACTTGAAGAATTAGAAGCATTGGATGAAAAAAGATTGGAGGCACAACAACGCCTTGAGTGTTATCAAGCTCGCATTTCTAggactttcaacaaaaaagttCGTCCTCGATCTTTTCAAGTTGGAGATTTGGTTCTTGCTGTACGAAGACCCATCATTATCACCCATCGCACTAAGAACAAGTTTGTTTCAAAATGGGATGGACCGTATGTTGTTCAAGAAGCCTATACAAATGGAGCATACAAGTTGGTTGCTGAAGATGGTTTAAGAATTGGTCCTATCAACGGCAAATTCTTGAAACGTTATTATGCCTAAAGATTGAAGCACTCCTTGGTAGGAGCCTAAACTGCCTACCTCAACACTCaaagggtacatgatgtttttccattacTCTTGAAGGTGTtcacctaaaataaaatataaaaaaaaaaaaaaacctccttgaactacgtaatgacttgatccccctcaaggggtacgtaggcaacttggtattctatgctaagttcagtcacatgtccaaaaaaaaaaccctccttgaactacgtaatgacttgatccccctcaaggggtacgtaggcaacttggtattctatgctaagttcagtcacatgtcaaaagaaaaaaaaaaatcttttaacaaTCATTGAAGCAAGAGCTAGAGAAATAAacaatccattaaaaaaattgacatgatGGAATTCCTTTattgttcacaaaaaaaaaaaaaaaaaaaagaaggaaaaaaagaaaagaagaagatggttaTAATGATTATCTATTACATGTCAATATTTCCAATTGTAATTCTCTAATTCATCACGGGTGGTCCTTAATTCTTGTTCTAACAACTCCAAGGATTCAGTGTCTGCATTGCTTAAAGTATGAGAAGTCTCTACGGAAGAAATCTCTTCTCGAATGTTTGAGACAATTACTTTCTGGCTTGACAGCTTTTCATCATTTTCGAGGGCAGAAGCTTCAAGTTCTTGCTTGTGGGTGAATAATCGTTTCAGTTCTTCTTGAAGCTCGGCTATTTTAGAATCGGTGTTCACTAATCCATCCTTAAGTGCCTCACCATGTGCTAATAATTCACCCTCTACCTTTAGCTGATCATCAAGTTGAACTTTATATTCTTCCAACTTTTTGTCACGCTGCTCGGGCGTCATACATGAGGAAAAGGAAGACTGTAGAGATGTAAAAGTATTGGCCTTATCGAAATATTCTGCAACCAATGTTTCTAATGGTGAAGGATCAATAGCTTGATTGGTTGTTATGGCCTCAAAAATCTTGTTAGCCCCATCAAGGAGTAAATATGTCTTGTTAAATGGAGTTCTAACAATCTTTTGTTGAAGACTTTTCCAAAGATTCAATGCAAGATCAATGCGGTGCTTCAAAATTTCATCATTAGGATTATATTCAGAAACTTCAAGAGCACAAGACTTAGTTCTTTGAGGAGATCTTGTAACATTCTTCCTAGAATTGGTATTAGCCACCTCTTCTATGCTCCTTGGCAATGCAGTAGATGACCGTGGACCGGAAATTGAACTTTCACTATCATTTGAGGCCACATCATTATCAATGTCCAGTGGCAAGGTTCGTTGATCggactaaaaaaataaaaaaaaataatacatagtTCATAAGGagtaactcaaaagaaaaaaagaaaaagaagagaagcaaGAAGAAGAATCAAAGACTAATAATGAATACTTGAACTTTGTTTCTTGGTGATGTAGCAAGAGATTGTGGATTGGAATTATTCTCAAAAGTCGCCTCATTGTCAACCTCCATGTTCGAAACTTGTTAATCAGACTGCAATCAAATACACATTGTTCATGTAAGATATACTTTgcataaagaaaaggaaagtttcttctaaaaaaaaaaaaaaaaaaaaaaaagacctgaTCCTTTGCACCCTCAAGGTTTTCAGAAGCACTTGTGATGCCTTTAAGGGAATTTGGGTTGATAGGTATTGTCAATTTGGGCTTTTTAGTCCGATTCCAATGATGATCACTATCTTTATCATCACTCATTTCTTCAAGGACTGGATTTGCTCTTCCTTCAGATGCATCATGCACTTCTAAGGACCTTTCAACAGATGGGGCCCTTGGAGGAGGCCTCTTCAATTTAGTTGTGACACCTTGAGACTCCTTGGGCTGAATATGGTGGTTCACAGGTTTTGAGATGGTGTTTGCCACATGAACTTTGGGTAATCGAATATCCTTATTATTGTTGCTCTTGACATTGATAGGCTGAACTACCTTACTCTTGGAAGGAGGAGGATGTGCACTTGCAATCAAGATATTTACACCATCATCAAGATACTTCCCATGAATATGATTCCACCACTTTTTGTAGCCACTTGTAGTATGAAGTTTGAAATTAGCTGGGGTAGGAGGCACTGGAAAGAATGCTTTGCAACCAGTCTTGTAGAGAGTACATAATCTCCAAAACTCCACAATTTTATCCAAAGTTCCTTGACGAATGTCCTCTTTAATGGTACCTGGAATGTCTTGGGAAAGTCCAAATTGACGGCTAAACCGAAAAGGACTATAAGGTTCCACTATGAGATGACCCTCTTGACGCATAGACAAGTAAGAAGAACGGATACTTATAAAATATGACGATGAATTACGAGAAAGTCCTCCATCATCAAGAAAAGTCTCCTCCCTATTCCTGACATACAAATTTGCGTCCCATTGCATAGAAGTACCTTGTATCAACTTCCTTGCTTCGTGTTCATCAAAGTGTTTGGCCCCTCCTTCCCCAGAATATACAACCATCTTGGGTCCTGGGACATCAATCTCATAATGAGTCCTAAAATAAAGACCTAGCCAGCCATAAATATAATGAACAGGGAAGCAGGCACCAGAACGACTAATCATTGGAGAAGAATGAGCAATCTTGTTTAGTCCTCGATAGAGACTAACTAGAACTGGTATTGCTAGACAAAAAGGGCGACCTGTGGCCATGAAGCTTGCAATCTTGAAGGTTCCAGGGCGAATTGTATTGGGATCTTCACTTGGCAAAACAAAGGTGCAAAGCCAACAAGAAAGTAATGCAACTAAGTaagtctcttcccatagccCATCCTCAATCTTGAGTTCAATAAAAGGCTTTTTCCCACATTTGGACCAGCCTTGAATTTTATTAAGCGAACCATTAGGATTATGAGTCTTGATTGCACGACTTAACCTCTTTGTCCTTCGACTTGGTGGTTTTGAATATTTCATTCCATATCTACACCAAAAGTTAACCTAATCGCTCGCCGAAACACGCGGGTCTTCTCCTTCCTTTTTAGAATTAAGAAGATGAAAGGCCGCGAATAGGTGCTCACAACTCTTTGGGATGAACCTCTCCACCTCGTCACTTCCTGTCAATTCCTCGCAGCAAGGGATGGCTTCATCGTAAAGACGACCAAAGATAGGAAGCCCGCCAAGTCGATATAAATCCCAAAGTGAGATAGACATCTCACCAAGTGATGTGTGGAGGGTGTTGGTTTGTGGACACCATCCTTCGCAAAATGCTCGCATTACATCAGCATTTCGATCATATGTGTACGTAGATGCCGAAACCGCGTCATAAATATGGGCCTTGTCAAGAGTCTTCTTGCTTCTAAAAAGAACATCTTCGAGCCATTCCCAATATAGAGGTATGTAACTCCACTCTCCATTGATCTTGAAAAGAGTGCCCCAACGTGTTCCGCCTGAAATTATACGACGGCCAAGAGTCACTAGATAATGAGACTCTGCAGTGTTCTTGTGAA
This genomic stretch from Castanea sativa cultivar Marrone di Chiusa Pesio chromosome 1, ASM4071231v1 harbors:
- the LOC142630793 gene encoding uncharacterized protein LOC142630793 → MQEKQYPFPDSDISNMLDQLLKLKLIELPEMKRPEEADQTNDPKYCKCHHLIGHPIERCFVLKVKIMELAYQGKITFDDEVVTSNLAMVASTTTSTFLTLQFGSFEPIEVKVSFPPVPMLEISDDDPHRDEHAYKDEPSVTDEEGWTLVTRRKNHKAKYNVHAKESPKTPCAVKRPTKVMKPRTEVVVPSLEGKSMQSPQQPVTLQEFIPRHFQDYVFSSLTCYQISDEEESDCEKETERAIVYRACWSSIIFTDDDRLLGPKIHNRPLFVTGYIREQRVNRILIDGGSAVNILPLKILKELGISLDELLPSKLMIQGFNQGGQRAIGKIRLQMLIGEMESSALFHIIDAKTTYKMLIGRPWLHEYGVVPSTYHQCLKYFQDGQVKKIVADDKPFTVAESHFADAKFYLEDDKVEETQVVASPSSKEEKPHPKASRINSPSEEKETKQTETFIEDMKHHTPEVTRVAPVLHYVPVAKRKEGQSPFSGDEESISKDLQGLNLPITKIIKPKSSSQPLKGFTRPSQGPIVEHGTLPTKRTEEGFDPNAYRLMAKAGYNHEKPTGLGKLIPEASGKGQKTSKAQGVGATSSKAGIGYTPPTPIHIPIRKVSVLVISADDKEEEQFSKPSKKPSVFDRIGQPIPPISVFDRLGTQEDDNFVNGTRGSVLIRLSRSTSSQNGIRSSALTRLSYATSSQLSKDEKLRQKQNKMSNFLHRDVDETLLMDQDSNEVRSSIPSRMKRRSIWEVNTGETLTAKKRTMMSTKQKVEDEVAVSVNHITITEVTKVESPIEDDAEDAPPTFKEGVQATVDELKEVNIGATEDHRPVFLNANLSLEEEDAYVELLKEYRDVFAWTYKEMPCLDPKVAVHHLAIKYPTWVSNIVPVRKKNGQIRVCVDFRDLNRACPKDEFPLPLTEIMVDATVGHEALSFMDGFSGYNQIRMAPKDEELTAFRTPKGIYCYKVMPFGLKNAGATYQRAMQRIFDDLLHMNVECYVDDLVVKSKKRMEHLQDLRQVFERLRRYQLKMNPMKCAFGVTSGKFLGFIVRHRGIEIDRSKIDAIQKMPEPRNIHELKSLQGKLAYIRRFISNLAGRCQPFSRLMKKDVPFKWDQACKNAFESIKTYLLNPPVLRAPIQGWPLILYIAAQERSLGVLLAQENEEGKENALYYLSRTLHGAEFNYSPIEKTCLALMFAIQKLRHYLHAHSIRLISRADPIKYIMTKPVLLGRLAKWALLLQEFEIIYVQQKEEKGQALADFLADHPIPDDWEMSDDLPDEEVMLVEISQPWRMFFDGAAQRCGAGAGVVFVTPEGDILPYAFTLTECCSNNVAEYQALILGLEMAMDAKTTRLEVFGDSKLIINQVLLHYDVKKPELIPYCKYAKRLLGWFDHVSITHVPRNENKQADALAKLATALTLQDPEIKIPICQTWVIPPNFDEDEIEEENTLYRRSFDGLLLRCLDDEEAAKALEETHSGICGAHQSGPKLHFQIKRMGYYRPTMVKDSATDYFSKWAEATVFREVKKETVVNFIKRNIIFRYGVPRYIITDNGKEFYNKLMDKLCNDFGFKQHNSSMYNAPANGLAEAFNKTLCNLLKKVVGKSKRDWHERVEEALWAYRTTYRTPTQATPYSLVYGVEAILPLERQIPSLRIAIQEGLSNEDNVRLRLEELEALDEKRLEAQQRLECYQARISRTFNKKVRPRSFQVGDLVLAVRRPIIITHRTKNKFVSKWDGPYVVQEAYTNGAYKLVAEDGLRIGPINGKFLKRYYA